A stretch of Gallus gallus isolate bGalGal1 chromosome 2, bGalGal1.mat.broiler.GRCg7b, whole genome shotgun sequence DNA encodes these proteins:
- the SYBU gene encoding syntabulin isoform X6 — protein MGCLIIDEPCRAHAVCAGLWELLASAGAPMSGGPDTGGSEADFSSSSSTGSISAPEVHMSAPGSKRSSFSRNRGPYGRNSGSSSYKSGASPPASREKDHLSTLCRSQQNPVNIHQNYGVSSPSSSNSGSYKGSDTSPIMRRSGRYLTCVDHHSAKPQNPEQYLTPLQQKEVTVRHLKTKLKESQSKLKERETEIEELKTQLGRMREDWIEEECHRVEAQLALKEAKKEIKQLKQVIETMKNNLAEKDKGIQKYFIDINIQNKKLESLLHSMEMAQNGSLRDEDVSDAPGKPLALYAKLPDTLITEEQALEVDSGVLLNEDIANGNDSFQETFTTAGVELADPAFFISAVDQEVLENVPDEKLRSSRKEERSDIVMVEQSVQTDVVPYSLNVERLIQNIFGSQDVSPLSPPSSLKELSDFSSGSFSDSAIVVDLTPSDPNSAILLSPMESPCRKVDYGVDENRVMKELDFTEMRDEVFGYVNNSSETGVMQRHWSGSLLVDLLAVAAPVVPTVMWVFSTQRGGVDPIYNIGALLRGCCLVALHSLRRTPFNIRT, from the exons ATGGGTTGCTTAATCATAGATGAGCCCTGCAGGGCTCACGCTGTCTGTGCTGGGCTTTGGGAGCTGCTGGCGTCGGCGGGGGCACCAATGTCTGGGGGGCCAGACACCGGAG ggAGTGAAGCTGATTTTAGCTCTTCAAGCAGCACGGGCAGTATTTCAGCTCCTGAAGTCCATATGTCTGCTCCTGGAAGTAAAAGATCTTCTTTTTCTCGCAA TCGTGGCCCTTATGGTCGGAATAGTGGATCCTCATCCTACAAGTCTGGAGCCAGCCCACCTGCTTCCCGTGAAAAGGACCATTTGTCAACACTGTGCAGAAGTCAGCAGAATCCTGTTAACATCCATCAGAATTATGGGGTTTCTTCTCCCAGTAGCAGTAACTCAGGTTCATACAAAGGAAGTGACACCAGCCCAATAATGAG gcgATCGGGGAGATATTTGACTTGTGTTGATCACCACAGTGCTAAGCCACAAAATCCAGAGCAGTATTTGActcctctgcagcagaaggaagtcACAGTACggcatttgaaaacaaagctgaaggaATCTCAGAGCAAGCTTAAAGAAAG GGAGACTGAAATAGAAGAGCTCAAAACTCAGTTAGGACGCATGAGGGAAGACTGGATCGAAGAAGAGTGTCATCGTGTGGAGGCACAGCTGGCCCTCAAGGAAGcgaaaaaggaaattaaacaaCTCAAGCAGGTTATTGAAACCATGAAAAACAACTTGGCGGAGAAAGACAAAGgcattcagaaatatttcatagaCATAAACATTCAAAACAAGAAACTGGAATCTTTGCTGCACAGCATGGAGATGGCTCAGAACGGCTCTCTGCGGGATGAGGATGTGTCTGACGCACCAGGGAAGCCATTGGCACTGTATGCCAAGCTGCCAGACACACTCATAACAGAGGAGCAAGCTTTGGAGGTTGATAGTGGGGTGCTTCTAAATGAGGACATAGCTAATGGGAACGATTCATTTCAAGAGACTTTCACCACTGCAGGTGTTGAGTTGGCTGATCcagctttcttcatttctgctgtggATCAAGAGGTGCTTGAAAATGTTCCTGATGAAAAACTAAGGTCTTctaggaaggaggagaggagcgACATCGTGATGGTGGAACAGTCCGTCCAGACTGACGTGGTGCCATATAGCCTAAATGTGGAGCGGCTCATTCAGAACATCTTCGGATCTCAAGATGTCTCTCCTCTGAGCCCGCCTTCCTCACTGAAGGAATtgagtgatttttcttctggaagctTCAGTGATTCTGCTATAGTAGTGGACTTAACTCCGAGTGATCCAAACTCTGCCATCCTTTTGTCTCCTATGGAGTCTCCATGCAGAAAGGTGGATTACGGAGTTGATGAAAATCGTGTCATGAAAGAACTTGATTTTACGGAGATGCGTGATGAAGTGTTTGGGTATGTGAATAATTCCTCTGAGACAGGAGTAATGCAGAGGCACTGGAGTGGCAGTCTCCTTGTAGATCTGCTGGCTGTAGCAGCCCCCGTTGTACCCACTGTCATGTGGGTATTCAGTACTCAGAGAGGAGGAGTAGATCCCATTTACAATATTGGAGCGTTGCTTCGTGGGTGTTGCCTGGTGGCACTGCACTCATTGCGTCGTACACCCTTCAATATTAGAACCTAA
- the SYBU gene encoding syntabulin isoform X7, giving the protein MSEGNSQLARYKKETKTILVKPGSEADFSSSSSTGSISAPEVHMSAPGSKRSSFSRNRGPYGRNSGSSSYKSGASPPASREKDHLSTLCRSQQNPVNIHQNYGVSSPSSSNSGSYKGSDTSPIMRRSGRYLTCVDHHSAKPQNPEQYLTPLQQKEVTVRHLKTKLKESQSKLKERETEIEELKTQLGRMREDWIEEECHRVEAQLALKEAKKEIKQLKQVIETMKNNLAEKDKGIQKYFIDINIQNKKLESLLHSMEMAQNGSLRDEDVSDAPGKPLALYAKLPDTLITEEQALEVDSGVLLNEDIANGNDSFQETFTTAGVELADPAFFISAVDQEVLENVPDEKLRSSRKEERSDIVMVEQSVQTDVVPYSLNVERLIQNIFGSQDVSPLSPPSSLKELSDFSSGSFSDSAIVVDLTPSDPNSAILLSPMESPCRKVDYGVDENRVMKELDFTEMRDEVFGYVNNSSETGVMQRHWSGSLLVDLLAVAAPVVPTVMWVFSTQRGGVDPIYNIGALLRGCCLVALHSLRRTPFNIRT; this is encoded by the exons ggAGTGAAGCTGATTTTAGCTCTTCAAGCAGCACGGGCAGTATTTCAGCTCCTGAAGTCCATATGTCTGCTCCTGGAAGTAAAAGATCTTCTTTTTCTCGCAA TCGTGGCCCTTATGGTCGGAATAGTGGATCCTCATCCTACAAGTCTGGAGCCAGCCCACCTGCTTCCCGTGAAAAGGACCATTTGTCAACACTGTGCAGAAGTCAGCAGAATCCTGTTAACATCCATCAGAATTATGGGGTTTCTTCTCCCAGTAGCAGTAACTCAGGTTCATACAAAGGAAGTGACACCAGCCCAATAATGAG gcgATCGGGGAGATATTTGACTTGTGTTGATCACCACAGTGCTAAGCCACAAAATCCAGAGCAGTATTTGActcctctgcagcagaaggaagtcACAGTACggcatttgaaaacaaagctgaaggaATCTCAGAGCAAGCTTAAAGAAAG GGAGACTGAAATAGAAGAGCTCAAAACTCAGTTAGGACGCATGAGGGAAGACTGGATCGAAGAAGAGTGTCATCGTGTGGAGGCACAGCTGGCCCTCAAGGAAGcgaaaaaggaaattaaacaaCTCAAGCAGGTTATTGAAACCATGAAAAACAACTTGGCGGAGAAAGACAAAGgcattcagaaatatttcatagaCATAAACATTCAAAACAAGAAACTGGAATCTTTGCTGCACAGCATGGAGATGGCTCAGAACGGCTCTCTGCGGGATGAGGATGTGTCTGACGCACCAGGGAAGCCATTGGCACTGTATGCCAAGCTGCCAGACACACTCATAACAGAGGAGCAAGCTTTGGAGGTTGATAGTGGGGTGCTTCTAAATGAGGACATAGCTAATGGGAACGATTCATTTCAAGAGACTTTCACCACTGCAGGTGTTGAGTTGGCTGATCcagctttcttcatttctgctgtggATCAAGAGGTGCTTGAAAATGTTCCTGATGAAAAACTAAGGTCTTctaggaaggaggagaggagcgACATCGTGATGGTGGAACAGTCCGTCCAGACTGACGTGGTGCCATATAGCCTAAATGTGGAGCGGCTCATTCAGAACATCTTCGGATCTCAAGATGTCTCTCCTCTGAGCCCGCCTTCCTCACTGAAGGAATtgagtgatttttcttctggaagctTCAGTGATTCTGCTATAGTAGTGGACTTAACTCCGAGTGATCCAAACTCTGCCATCCTTTTGTCTCCTATGGAGTCTCCATGCAGAAAGGTGGATTACGGAGTTGATGAAAATCGTGTCATGAAAGAACTTGATTTTACGGAGATGCGTGATGAAGTGTTTGGGTATGTGAATAATTCCTCTGAGACAGGAGTAATGCAGAGGCACTGGAGTGGCAGTCTCCTTGTAGATCTGCTGGCTGTAGCAGCCCCCGTTGTACCCACTGTCATGTGGGTATTCAGTACTCAGAGAGGAGGAGTAGATCCCATTTACAATATTGGAGCGTTGCTTCGTGGGTGTTGCCTGGTGGCACTGCACTCATTGCGTCGTACACCCTTCAATATTAGAACCTAA